A DNA window from Methanophagales archaeon contains the following coding sequences:
- a CDS encoding nucleotidyltransferase domain-containing protein, whose translation MNIRTRLRDFILTFDGWFFSVVGYELGSGSETGEVKCLLRYIPDECGTRVSNRSGRRYRKLDFNEAYEFLRQHRPLYVGDVHHVPERDIKEVLRPEAWLPTVVETDDRVARIYELLRSRSYIPADKIGITGSFLCGLNTPHSDIDLVIYGLENFNRAREVVASAKEEGIIRDIDDDTWRQIYRKRNPELSYEEFIKHEKRKNNRGMIDDTYFDILYSRDWTELALLDPMDYEPGQRMGYLQIKAEVKDASFSFDNPAIYRIEHPEIDKVLSFTHTYVGQAQEGEWIEARGMVEKTTHETRLVVGTTREAKGEWIRCLSTRT comes from the coding sequence ATGAACATCAGAACAAGATTAAGAGACTTCATATTGACTTTTGACGGTTGGTTCTTTTCTGTGGTGGGCTATGAACTCGGTTCCGGGTCTGAAACAGGCGAGGTAAAATGCCTGCTCCGTTATATCCCCGACGAATGTGGAACACGTGTCTCGAATCGAAGCGGCAGGCGATACCGGAAATTGGACTTCAATGAAGCTTATGAGTTCCTCCGGCAGCACCGGCCGCTATACGTAGGGGATGTGCACCATGTGCCGGAGCGTGATATAAAAGAGGTCCTTCGTCCTGAAGCATGGCTCCCTACTGTTGTAGAAACCGATGACCGGGTTGCCCGGATTTATGAGCTCCTGCGTTCTCGTTCTTATATACCCGCGGACAAGATAGGCATTACCGGCTCTTTCTTATGTGGGCTCAATACCCCCCATTCTGATATTGACCTCGTTATTTACGGACTGGAGAACTTCAATCGTGCAAGGGAGGTTGTGGCGTCAGCGAAAGAGGAAGGCATCATTCGTGATATAGACGATGATACATGGCGGCAAATATACAGGAAGAGGAATCCAGAATTGAGCTATGAAGAGTTCATCAAGCATGAGAAGAGAAAAAATAACCGCGGTATGATTGACGATACATACTTTGATATCTTATATTCACGCGATTGGACAGAGCTGGCTTTATTGGACCCTATGGATTATGAGCCAGGGCAGAGAATGGGCTACCTCCAGATAAAGGCTGAAGTGAAGGATGCCTCTTTCTCATTTGATAACCCCGCGATATATCGCATAGAGCACCCAGAAATAGACAAGGTGCTCTCTTTTACCCATACCTATGTGGGGCAGGCGCAGGAAGGTGAATGGATAGAAGCGCGAGGTATGGTAGAGAAGACAACACATGAGACCAGGCTGGTTGTGGGCACCACGCGCGAAGCGAAGGGCGAATGGATAAGATGCCTCTCTACTCGTACTTAG
- a CDS encoding NFACT family protein, which translates to MKESLSSVDIAVIVRELQELIGARVEKVYQIGREEIRLKLHQKSKGTIDLVIEAGRRLHITRYRREAPRVPSNFSMLLRKHLGGGRIIGIQQFEFDRIVELKVKSREGELSLVSELLPRGNILLIDARGEILHPFRRRSFSAREIKAHTRYERPPSRVNPMRMTAEEFKLICKASDKDVVRTLALDLGLGGVYAEEVCKRACIERHMRASELGDAGVKAVWDTIQEVLKPVMTGEGLRPHIVIENGERVDVLPFELCRYRDSDAEKIFFPTFNDAVDEFFTERIVESVEAAAQNERENRIARYERILKEQKEALRDFQAKEAECRRIGELIYARYNEIEEILRKMDRKKKIVEVSLPGCTLEIDTSISLFKNASIWYERAKAFKRKREGVERAIEETMTKLKQEQEQAQVWAREVAVAKGAIPEKRAVRRDKKEWYERFRWFVTSEGVLVIAGKDATTNELLVKKYMNKDDLFCHTQASGAPVVIAKCNEELSDRSLRAIAQFAVSYSSLWKYGFYEGECYFVKGEQVSKRPPSGEYIAKGSFIVRGKRRYLKAPLGLCIGIENNNNRLVAVPELEKDRLELFVELAPDNELDKNSLANMIVEFFNAQGKGEAEMVTHDEVLSLLPPGKSRIKAKVKGKVKSA; encoded by the coding sequence ATGAAAGAATCGCTGAGCAGTGTGGACATAGCAGTGATTGTCAGGGAGTTACAGGAGCTGATAGGAGCCAGAGTGGAGAAGGTCTACCAGATAGGGCGCGAAGAGATAAGATTGAAGCTCCATCAGAAGAGCAAAGGTACTATTGACTTAGTAATTGAGGCGGGTAGACGACTACACATAACGAGATACAGGCGAGAGGCGCCGCGAGTGCCTTCTAACTTCTCGATGCTCCTCAGGAAGCACCTCGGTGGCGGCAGGATTATCGGAATACAACAGTTCGAGTTCGATCGGATAGTGGAGTTGAAGGTAAAGAGCAGAGAAGGTGAGCTCAGTCTGGTGTCAGAATTACTGCCAAGGGGAAACATCCTCCTGATAGACGCTCGGGGTGAGATATTGCATCCTTTCAGACGGAGGAGCTTCTCAGCGCGTGAGATAAAAGCGCATACACGTTACGAGAGACCGCCCTCAAGAGTAAATCCAATGCGAATGACTGCGGAAGAATTTAAGCTAATATGTAAAGCCTCAGATAAAGATGTGGTACGAACGCTTGCATTGGATTTGGGTCTGGGTGGTGTGTATGCGGAAGAGGTCTGTAAGCGGGCATGCATTGAGAGACACATGAGAGCCAGTGAGCTTGGGGATGCCGGGGTGAAGGCTGTTTGGGATACGATACAGGAAGTATTGAAGCCCGTGATGACAGGAGAAGGGTTGAGACCACATATCGTGATAGAGAACGGTGAGAGGGTGGATGTCTTGCCCTTTGAGTTGTGCAGGTATCGCGATAGCGATGCTGAGAAGATATTCTTCCCCACATTTAATGACGCTGTGGATGAGTTCTTCACGGAGAGGATAGTGGAGAGCGTAGAAGCAGCAGCACAGAACGAGCGTGAGAACAGGATCGCACGATATGAACGCATATTGAAAGAACAGAAGGAGGCACTGCGTGATTTCCAGGCGAAGGAGGCGGAATGCAGGAGAATAGGCGAGCTTATCTATGCAAGATACAACGAGATAGAGGAAATCCTGCGTAAAATGGATAGAAAAAAGAAGATAGTGGAGGTATCTCTGCCCGGATGTACACTGGAGATTGATACTTCTATATCCTTATTCAAGAACGCAAGCATCTGGTATGAGCGTGCGAAGGCATTCAAGAGAAAGCGAGAGGGTGTGGAACGAGCAATAGAGGAGACGATGACGAAGCTGAAGCAAGAACAGGAGCAAGCACAAGTCTGGGCACGAGAAGTGGCAGTTGCAAAAGGAGCGATACCGGAGAAGCGGGCTGTACGGAGGGATAAAAAGGAGTGGTACGAACGGTTCAGGTGGTTTGTGACCTCAGAAGGCGTTCTTGTGATAGCGGGTAAGGATGCAACCACGAATGAGTTGCTGGTGAAGAAGTATATGAACAAGGATGACCTCTTCTGCCATACACAGGCGAGTGGTGCACCGGTGGTGATAGCGAAGTGCAACGAGGAACTGTCAGATAGGAGTTTGAGGGCGATAGCGCAATTCGCAGTTTCATACTCCAGCTTGTGGAAATATGGATTCTATGAGGGTGAGTGTTATTTTGTTAAAGGTGAGCAGGTGAGCAAGAGACCGCCGTCAGGCGAGTATATAGCCAAAGGCAGCTTTATAGTACGAGGCAAGAGGCGGTATCTAAAGGCACCTTTAGGGCTCTGTATAGGCATTGAGAATAACAATAACCGGCTGGTTGCGGTTCCGGAATTGGAGAAGGACAGACTGGAGTTATTCGTGGAGCTGGCGCCTGATAATGAGCTGGATAAGAATTCGCTCGCAAATATGATTGTGGAGTTCTTCAATGCGCAAGGTAAGGGGGAAGCGGAGATGGTAACTCATGATGAGGTATTAAGTCTCTTACCTCCGGGTAAGTCGAGGATTAAGGCAAAGGTGAAGGGAAAAGTGAAGTCGGCATAG
- a CDS encoding NTP transferase domain-containing protein yields MIVIILAGGKATRMGKEKAIIKLGAEKRLIDLVIGAVNGALKADGFIVAVTKFTPQTALYCQSMNYRMIETPGYGYHADLRYLLTRYHEFISVACDIPFLQSEHIDALIDFYSEHHNSVSVTGAVPFNMVPDGINPLPFTYRGQKLVACGINAVMNSMHSLPLVFHDPLLAINVNTTSDLRVALRYLYRYK; encoded by the coding sequence ATGATAGTGATAATCCTCGCAGGCGGTAAAGCAACCAGGATGGGTAAGGAGAAGGCGATTATAAAGTTAGGAGCCGAGAAACGACTGATAGATCTGGTTATAGGGGCAGTGAATGGCGCATTAAAAGCAGATGGTTTTATTGTGGCGGTAACGAAGTTCACGCCACAGACCGCTTTATACTGCCAGAGTATGAATTACAGGATGATAGAAACACCCGGATACGGCTATCATGCGGATTTACGTTATCTACTCACACGCTATCATGAATTTATATCCGTGGCATGTGATATCCCATTTTTACAGAGTGAACATATTGATGCACTGATAGACTTCTATTCCGAACATCATAATAGTGTTAGTGTTACCGGAGCTGTTCCTTTCAACATGGTACCAGATGGCATAAACCCTCTTCCCTTCACTTATCGTGGACAGAAACTGGTCGCATGCGGTATCAATGCCGTCATGAACTCGATGCATTCCTTACCTCTCGTCTTTCATGACCCCCTGCTCGCGATAAATGTGAATACCACCTCCGATTTACGGGTTGCTCTGCGATATCTATACAGGTACAAATAA
- a CDS encoding ABC transporter ATP-binding protein, with protein MAQSTVAVDVIGVSKRYGYLEVLRSVSLRIERGEFVALFGHNGAGKTTLLKLIATHIRPSTGTVKIFGEDAFRDSRIRRKIGLVTHASFLYDELTVRENLLFYAKQFGVEEDKFLDTVDFLGMNRWYNVRVKQLSHGLRKRADIIRALIHDPNLILLDEPFTGLDNETCDVLVNYFKEQRQRQREKRKTLLISSHSQEWAKKVCDKAISLHRGKIVGEISL; from the coding sequence ATGGCACAGTCAACAGTAGCAGTGGACGTGATAGGAGTATCAAAACGATATGGCTATCTTGAAGTATTAAGATCTGTATCGCTGCGCATAGAGCGCGGAGAATTCGTGGCTCTCTTTGGACATAATGGCGCGGGAAAGACAACTCTGCTGAAGTTGATTGCCACGCATATCAGACCCTCCACCGGAACCGTGAAGATATTTGGTGAAGACGCATTCAGGGATAGCAGGATAAGAAGAAAAATAGGTCTGGTAACACATGCAAGCTTCCTCTATGACGAACTCACAGTGCGTGAGAATTTACTATTCTATGCTAAACAGTTCGGGGTCGAAGAGGATAAATTCCTCGATACCGTTGATTTCCTTGGCATGAACCGGTGGTATAATGTCCGTGTGAAGCAGCTCTCACATGGATTGAGGAAGCGTGCAGACATCATCAGGGCTTTGATACATGATCCCAATTTGATACTGCTGGATGAGCCTTTCACTGGACTGGATAATGAGACCTGCGATGTGCTCGTGAATTACTTCAAGGAACAGAGACAAAGACAGAGAGAGAAGAGGAAGACGCTTTTGATATCATCACATTCCCAGGAGTGGGCGAAGAAAGTCTGTGATAAAGCTATATCACTGCACAGGGGTAAAATAGTCGGGGAAATATCACTTTGA
- a CDS encoding cytochrome c maturation protein CcmE: protein MKIKIKPLYIVVASLIVLSGALAYDVFSSYLSPYMSVSQVVGNDRYMNKEVQIMDTVVNGSTSWGEDGALSFKITDGRATINVTYRNPVPQGFKEGLKVVVIGTLDSPYHVSASQLLVKCPSKYE from the coding sequence ATGAAGATTAAGATTAAACCACTTTATATAGTCGTCGCATCTCTGATCGTGCTGAGTGGTGCATTAGCATACGATGTCTTCTCTTCTTACCTCAGTCCCTACATGAGTGTCTCACAGGTGGTGGGGAATGATAGATATATGAATAAGGAAGTTCAGATCATGGACACCGTTGTCAATGGCTCTACAAGCTGGGGAGAAGATGGTGCTCTCTCGTTTAAAATCACAGATGGCAGGGCTACTATTAATGTCACATACAGGAATCCGGTACCGCAGGGCTTCAAAGAGGGGCTGAAAGTGGTTGTTATTGGCACGCTCGATTCGCCCTACCATGTAAGTGCCTCGCAACTACTGGTCAAATGCCCCTCTAAGTACGAGTAG
- a CDS encoding PAC2 family protein yields MEEFRIEEISIYWNVDEEKFKDKISKHFNIMVAGFPPLGNIIPYHLKELLSDSEKIMSFYSYNFPPMVEAQDEEFVIPHDELWYSEEKRLFCYIGKYPETEYLPKSAYKQAEGLARVAKELYVRELYTVGVVMPFQQPFRNTKPGIEAYVGYFEGSHKELPPASVKMTRKNIGRYTIIRKTGLLPGFASKLGIESYSILGVGKYPEDLRACAGALRAFKRMSGLELETGAIEKMLRESAEAVEERIKQQIAKSTSHYRGDGVGADTSQYMYG; encoded by the coding sequence ATGGAAGAGTTTAGGATAGAAGAAATCTCGATCTACTGGAATGTGGACGAGGAGAAGTTCAAGGATAAGATAAGTAAGCACTTCAATATTATGGTAGCTGGTTTCCCACCGCTTGGTAATATCATACCCTACCACCTGAAGGAGCTTTTAAGCGATTCAGAGAAGATAATGAGCTTCTATTCCTATAATTTCCCGCCAATGGTGGAGGCGCAAGACGAAGAGTTTGTGATACCACATGACGAGCTCTGGTACAGTGAAGAGAAGCGATTGTTCTGTTATATTGGTAAATATCCAGAGACGGAGTATCTACCAAAGTCGGCTTATAAACAGGCAGAGGGGCTGGCACGGGTGGCAAAAGAGCTCTATGTCCGTGAATTATACACAGTGGGTGTGGTAATGCCCTTTCAGCAGCCTTTCAGGAATACCAAACCCGGTATAGAGGCGTATGTAGGCTACTTTGAGGGCTCGCATAAGGAACTACCTCCTGCTTCCGTGAAGATGACGAGGAAGAATATTGGCAGATACACGATCATTCGTAAGACAGGACTGCTTCCCGGGTTCGCATCGAAATTAGGAATTGAGAGCTATTCCATACTCGGGGTAGGGAAATATCCTGAGGATCTGAGAGCCTGTGCTGGTGCTTTAAGGGCGTTCAAGCGTATGTCTGGGCTGGAATTGGAGACGGGAGCAATAGAGAAGATGCTGCGTGAGAGTGCAGAAGCCGTTGAGGAGCGTATAAAGCAGCAGATAGCGAAGTCTACTTCTCATTATCGTGGCGATGGTGTGGGTGCCGATACATCTCAATACATGTATGGCTGA
- a CDS encoding MotA/TolQ/ExbB proton channel family protein: MLFIISAIGGKSFIVWLSSDFLAWITSLLRLPVLILLYGLTLWVIVEIGMFTYEWIIRHKCSSRTASVDLELCLHEAAAALQVQGDGESRSRLKEISAILKKCTSHKFVLQFLNCLADIDVALKDGDGDEDARQFAIRLEKLLQGCNAAITKSVERTRAMVRIGPMLGLMGTLIPMGPALLALTQGDINTLASSLIYAFGTTVLGLLIGGVAYVITTVRQHWYDKDMNDIRYICEMLFGE, encoded by the coding sequence ATGCTCTTCATAATATCTGCAATAGGGGGAAAGAGTTTTATTGTATGGCTCAGTTCCGATTTCCTTGCATGGATTACCTCCTTACTCCGGCTACCGGTACTGATCCTCTTATATGGACTGACACTGTGGGTGATCGTTGAGATTGGTATGTTCACATACGAATGGATTATAAGACACAAGTGCAGCAGTCGGACGGCATCAGTAGATCTGGAACTGTGCCTGCATGAAGCTGCAGCAGCATTACAGGTACAGGGTGATGGTGAATCCCGATCCAGACTCAAAGAAATAAGTGCAATACTGAAGAAATGCACATCTCATAAGTTCGTACTGCAGTTCCTGAACTGCCTCGCTGATATAGATGTAGCTTTAAAAGACGGTGATGGCGATGAAGATGCCCGGCAGTTCGCAATTAGATTAGAAAAGTTACTTCAGGGTTGCAATGCCGCGATAACAAAGAGTGTGGAACGCACGAGGGCAATGGTGCGAATAGGTCCGATGCTCGGGCTTATGGGTACGCTGATACCTATGGGACCTGCACTGCTTGCACTTACACAGGGTGATATAAACACACTTGCATCCAGTCTCATATATGCGTTCGGTACCACCGTCCTCGGTCTATTGATCGGCGGTGTCGCATACGTAATCACTACAGTTCGCCAGCACTGGTATGATAAAGACATGAATGATATAAGATATATATGCGAGATGCTCTTCGGTGAATAG
- the ccsA gene encoding cytochrome c biogenesis protein CcsA: MKRDIILVIGVILSVGASYMAYVSVHPVRGDIYFSYTHVPAALVCYLAFFISLVASIMYLKKRARRYDMAAEVLVIIGLVYGIVALISGAIWANAAWGLYWNWDPKQTTTLILWIAYAGYIAVKYSISEVERRAVIGAVYNVLAFSLIPLTFLSVMLWQSLHPRAQEITLSMPVKATLILNLAAASLIFAYLIITTYSLWSLEDRVNVLLYRYRYKKGGA; encoded by the coding sequence ATGAAGCGGGATATTATTCTTGTTATTGGTGTGATACTGAGTGTAGGAGCATCATATATGGCTTATGTCTCAGTCCACCCGGTAAGGGGTGATATTTATTTCTCTTATACACATGTACCTGCTGCTCTGGTCTGCTATCTCGCGTTTTTCATCTCACTCGTGGCGAGCATAATGTACCTGAAGAAGAGGGCGAGGCGATATGATATGGCTGCGGAAGTATTAGTGATCATAGGACTGGTATATGGTATAGTGGCTTTGATCTCAGGAGCAATCTGGGCGAATGCAGCATGGGGATTGTACTGGAACTGGGACCCGAAACAGACAACCACACTCATACTCTGGATTGCGTATGCGGGTTATATAGCTGTGAAGTATTCTATCAGTGAAGTAGAGAGGAGAGCGGTGATAGGAGCAGTGTATAATGTCCTTGCTTTTTCACTCATACCTCTGACTTTCCTCTCTGTGATGTTATGGCAGTCGCTGCATCCGCGAGCGCAGGAGATAACGCTGTCTATGCCTGTAAAAGCAACTCTGATATTGAATCTCGCCGCAGCTTCTTTAATCTTCGCTTATCTCATTATAACAACATACTCATTATGGTCTTTGGAGGACCGCGTTAATGTATTATTGTACAGGTACAGGTATAAGAAGGGGGGTGCATGA
- a CDS encoding FAD-dependent oxidoreductase: MNTERKAPYKEYLLSGEGFGIAREVPRCISACPAGCDVHGYLRLVEEGRYREAYQLIMETIPLPASIGRICHHPCEMRCRRSFFDAPIAIAAVKRFVGDYNSSNGGMQAGEEAGANTNTTTNTKTESKTKRVAIIGAGPAGLTAAFRLASKGYAVKVYERLPSEGGMLLAGIPPYRLPKKVLKEEVDRIKRSGVEMEVGKEIDKKEFERLRQEYDAIFIAVGMQESRRLGIEGEDLEGVVGGIEFLRDFNLKHAHGSNNMRGRGIEEVGIGQKIAVIGGGNVAMDVARCLIRLGSDVTVTVIYRRSREEMPASVEEVREAEEEGVKFLFLANPTRILGSSRVERLELIRMKLGAPDESGRRQPVPIKGSRFSIDVDMVIPAVGQASNLQFLEGSGVETIRGLIKVDEFCSTTVEGIFAGGDCVHGAAFAVDAIADGNVAADSIDRFLNGVEMRTGSESEPELGAITELVNEEAYIIEELKNEEKLGLISRAIRCEMPEIDIEERKTSFKEVKRGLSQEAVVAESGRCMRCRGCLLTSQGSKAEISDADAFIARLTYVTGVNKCAECGECTASCPVAAIDPGFSPRKLAGMAMQENADKIALSEEIWSCISCGICNTICPYGVDFLRFIQGVRTLAVSRGSGNVPHYSEQGRLAVDEISTTERLRWLDGVEGLKVGDRGDVYYFSGCISFLDHVYHDRTNLRLLDIARSAVRILNSIGIVPAVNSEERCCGHDLLWLGDEKRFQALMRANIELIKSSGAKIVVFSCAECLRTFDIDYRRFYGELGFEVMHISEFLKDKHLDFDLNTSAEELITTYHDPCRLSHLGIYDAPRAILARIPGVKQVEMAHNREHTLCCGVSGLLSCSPIARVMQMSRLAEAEATGASKLIVTCPKCWIHLDCALENSVKKGRRIEIEDLTSLLAARLKF, encoded by the coding sequence ATGAACACTGAACGAAAAGCCCCGTATAAGGAATATTTACTTTCAGGCGAAGGATTTGGTATAGCGCGAGAGGTGCCGAGGTGTATATCAGCATGCCCTGCTGGCTGTGATGTTCATGGGTATCTGAGACTGGTCGAGGAAGGCAGGTACAGGGAAGCCTACCAGCTTATAATGGAGACCATACCTTTACCTGCATCTATCGGACGAATCTGCCATCATCCATGCGAAATGAGGTGCCGCCGGAGCTTCTTCGATGCTCCCATTGCCATCGCGGCAGTCAAGCGATTTGTGGGTGATTATAATAGTAGTAATGGTGGCATGCAGGCGGGTGAGGAAGCAGGAGCAAATACAAATACAACTACAAATACAAAGACCGAGAGCAAAACCAAAAGAGTAGCGATCATTGGTGCTGGACCCGCGGGTCTGACAGCTGCTTTCCGGCTGGCGAGTAAGGGTTACGCAGTGAAGGTGTACGAGCGATTGCCCTCAGAAGGTGGCATGCTCCTTGCTGGCATCCCCCCATACCGGTTGCCAAAGAAGGTATTGAAAGAGGAGGTAGACCGTATTAAGCGTTCTGGGGTGGAGATGGAAGTCGGTAAGGAGATAGATAAGAAGGAGTTTGAGAGGCTGCGTCAGGAGTATGATGCTATCTTTATCGCTGTTGGTATGCAAGAGAGCAGGAGACTGGGAATAGAAGGTGAGGATCTGGAAGGTGTTGTGGGCGGTATTGAGTTCCTTCGTGACTTCAATCTCAAGCATGCTCATGGTAGTAACAATATGAGGGGGAGAGGGATAGAGGAAGTAGGGATAGGGCAGAAAATAGCAGTGATAGGCGGTGGTAATGTAGCTATGGACGTTGCAAGATGCCTGATTCGTCTGGGTTCGGATGTAACAGTAACAGTTATTTATCGAAGGTCACGGGAAGAGATGCCTGCGAGTGTGGAAGAGGTAAGAGAGGCAGAGGAAGAGGGTGTGAAATTCTTATTCCTGGCTAATCCTACAAGGATTCTTGGGTCGTCAAGAGTGGAGAGACTGGAGCTTATCAGGATGAAGTTAGGAGCTCCTGATGAGTCTGGTAGGAGACAGCCAGTGCCCATAAAAGGGTCCCGGTTCTCGATTGATGTGGATATGGTGATACCAGCAGTAGGACAAGCATCGAATCTTCAGTTCCTCGAAGGTAGTGGCGTGGAGACAATACGTGGGCTAATAAAGGTAGATGAGTTCTGTTCCACCACGGTGGAAGGCATATTTGCGGGTGGCGATTGTGTTCATGGTGCTGCGTTCGCAGTGGATGCTATTGCAGATGGTAATGTCGCCGCGGACTCAATAGACCGTTTTCTGAATGGCGTTGAGATGAGAACTGGGTCTGAGTCTGAACCGGAATTAGGAGCAATCACAGAGCTGGTGAATGAAGAGGCATATATAATAGAGGAGTTGAAGAATGAGGAGAAGCTGGGCTTGATATCCAGAGCCATCAGATGCGAAATGCCTGAAATTGATATAGAAGAGCGTAAGACCAGCTTCAAGGAGGTGAAACGTGGTTTATCACAGGAAGCGGTAGTGGCAGAATCAGGTAGATGCATGAGGTGTAGAGGCTGTCTCCTGACTTCTCAAGGCTCGAAAGCAGAGATATCTGATGCGGATGCATTCATAGCGAGGTTGACATACGTTACGGGCGTGAACAAATGTGCAGAATGTGGCGAATGTACTGCTTCCTGCCCTGTTGCTGCGATAGATCCGGGATTCTCACCACGAAAACTCGCTGGTATGGCGATGCAGGAAAATGCTGACAAAATCGCATTGAGTGAAGAAATATGGTCCTGTATCTCCTGTGGTATCTGCAACACTATATGCCCGTATGGAGTGGATTTCCTGCGGTTCATCCAGGGTGTGAGAACCTTAGCGGTGAGCAGGGGCAGTGGCAATGTGCCACATTACAGCGAGCAGGGGCGGCTGGCAGTGGATGAGATAAGTACTACAGAGAGACTGAGATGGCTTGACGGCGTGGAAGGACTGAAGGTTGGAGACAGGGGTGATGTTTACTACTTCTCTGGCTGTATCTCTTTTCTCGACCACGTATACCACGATCGCACCAATTTGAGGCTGCTTGATATCGCACGCAGTGCTGTGAGGATACTCAATTCGATAGGGATTGTACCCGCAGTGAACAGCGAGGAGAGATGTTGCGGGCACGACCTGCTCTGGCTGGGAGACGAAAAGAGATTCCAGGCACTGATGAGGGCAAATATAGAGCTGATAAAATCGAGTGGTGCAAAAATTGTGGTTTTCTCATGCGCTGAATGCCTTAGAACTTTTGATATCGATTATCGGCGATTTTATGGTGAGTTGGGGTTTGAGGTCATGCATATCTCCGAATTTTTAAAGGATAAGCACTTGGATTTTGATTTGAATACATCGGCTGAAGAGCTCATCACTACATATCACGACCCTTGCCGGTTGAGCCATCTTGGGATATATGATGCGCCGAGGGCGATTTTAGCACGTATACCGGGTGTTAAACAGGTAGAGATGGCACATAATAGGGAACACACACTTTGCTGTGGTGTGAGTGGCTTGTTGAGCTGCAGCCCGATAGCAAGGGTGATGCAGATGTCAAGGTTAGCCGAAGCCGAAGCGACAGGTGCATCAAAGCTTATTGTTACATGTCCTAAATGCTGGATACATCTCGACTGTGCGTTGGAGAACAGTGTGAAAAAGGGAAGGAGGATAGAGATAGAGGACCTGACATCCCTGCTCGCAGCTCGGCTCAAGTTTTAA
- a CDS encoding YjbQ family protein, which produces MVVETKELQFDTRGEVEIIDITGEVNSKLRESGIENGIVTIFVPGSTGAVTTIEYEPGLLHDLPNALERLFPRDINYEHEYRWHDGNGHSHVRASFIGPSLTVPFRNKKLMLGTWQQVVFIELDNKRRSRRLILQIIG; this is translated from the coding sequence ATGGTAGTGGAGACGAAGGAGCTGCAGTTTGATACACGTGGCGAGGTGGAGATAATAGACATAACAGGTGAAGTAAATAGCAAGTTAAGGGAATCGGGGATAGAGAACGGCATTGTCACCATCTTTGTGCCCGGCTCTACCGGTGCAGTAACGACCATCGAATACGAACCAGGATTGCTGCATGACCTGCCAAATGCACTGGAGCGACTATTCCCGCGTGATATAAATTACGAGCATGAGTATAGATGGCACGATGGCAATGGTCATTCACATGTAAGAGCCTCTTTTATTGGTCCATCCCTTACTGTCCCTTTCCGGAATAAAAAGCTGATGCTGGGGACATGGCAGCAGGTGGTATTCATCGAACTGGACAATAAACGGAGGTCAAGACGGCTTATACTACAGATAATCGGATAA
- a CDS encoding phosphopantothenate/pantothenate synthetase: MRIPKSHPRYKSLKRREKLVAGIEAGITSLHGLIAHGRGEAFDYLMGERTLESALRATEVAAALLLMAKRPVLSVNGNVAALASKEMVILSGLINAPLEVNLFHRTEERVRRIKELLEREGAKQVLGDKPDSRIPGIEHARALATREGIYTADVVLAPLEDGDRCESLIAMGKKVITIDLNPLSRTSRYATVSIVDDIERALRNLISLIEAKKNQQQQHGYGYGYSSFSLDTLLSAYDYDNKANLKAAINEIAARLIGE, translated from the coding sequence ATGAGAATCCCGAAGTCACATCCGAGGTATAAATCATTGAAGCGAAGAGAGAAGCTTGTGGCTGGTATAGAAGCAGGTATAACCTCACTTCATGGATTGATAGCGCATGGAAGAGGTGAAGCATTCGATTATTTAATGGGGGAGCGGACATTAGAGTCTGCATTGAGAGCTACAGAAGTGGCTGCTGCGCTATTATTAATGGCGAAGAGACCTGTGCTATCGGTCAACGGCAATGTTGCTGCACTGGCATCGAAGGAGATGGTTATACTGAGTGGCTTGATAAACGCACCTCTGGAGGTGAATCTCTTTCATCGAACTGAAGAGCGTGTAAGGCGAATAAAAGAGCTATTAGAGCGGGAGGGTGCGAAGCAAGTGCTTGGTGACAAGCCGGATTCGCGAATACCCGGGATTGAGCATGCCCGTGCATTGGCTACACGCGAGGGGATATATACTGCGGATGTGGTTCTTGCACCACTGGAAGACGGTGACAGGTGCGAATCACTGATTGCGATGGGTAAGAAGGTAATAACCATAGATTTGAATCCTTTATCAAGGACTTCAAGATATGCCACTGTAAGTATAGTGGATGATATAGAGCGGGCATTGAGGAATCTCATCTCGCTCATAGAAGCTAAGAAGAATCAGCAACAACAGCATGGTTATGGGTATGGATACAGTAGTTTCAGTCTTGATACTTTGCTGAGTGCTTATGATTATGATAATAAAGCAAATTTGAAGGCGGCTATCAATGAGATAGCAGCACGGCTGATTGGAGAATGA